The Martelella endophytica genome contains the following window.
CCTGCTCGAACTGGTCGAGAAGAAGCGCAAGAACCGCAAGACGCCGCGGACCACCGCCGGTGCGGACAAGAAGCGAGAGGGCACCAGCGACAATGTCGTCGACCTGATGAGTGCCCTGAAGAAGAGCGTCGAGGGCACGAAGAAGAAGCCGGCATCGAAATCGTCGGCAGTTCAGAAGAAGTCATCCTCGCGCACCAGCAGGAAGAAGGCATCCTAGATGGCTGAAGCCGACCGCCTTGCCGAATATGAACAGCGCCGCGACTTCTCGAAGACCCGTGAGCCGAAGCGCGGCGGGCCGAAAAAGGCCGGCAAGACGCTCGGTTTCGTCGTCCAGAAGCACGATGCCCGCCGCCTGCACTACGATTTCCGCCTCGAATGGGATGGCGCGCTGCTAAGCTGGGCAGTGACCCGCGGCCCGAGCGACGACCCCGGCGAAAAGCGCCTTGCCGTGCGCACCGAAGACCATCCGCTGGATTACGCCGACTTCGAGGGCACGATCCCCAAGGGGCATTATGGCGGCGGCACAGTGATGGTCTGGGACAGGGGCACATGGGAACCACTGCACGATCCGGCCGAAGGCCTGAAATCCGGCAAGCTGCATTTCAACCTCTCCGGCGAGCGGATGCAGGGCGGCTGGGCGTTGGTGCGCATGCGCCGCCGCAGTGGCGAAAAGCGCGAAAACTGGTTGCTGATCAAGGAGCGCGACGAGACCGCAAGCGACACGCCTGACGCACTGACCGAGAAGAACCTCAGGAGCGTCAAGACGGGCCGGTCGCTGAAGGGGATCGAATCCGACAAGCCGCCGAAGAAACCTTCGACAAGGCCCGCTAAGGCGAAAGCCGCCGAGAGCAAATCGGCGAAGAAGATGCCCGCCTTCCGGAAACCGCAGCTCGCGACGCTTTACGACACCGCGCCCGAAGGCGAGGACTGGCTGCACGAGACCAAGTTCGACGGCTACCGCTGCATCGCCGCCATTGCCGGCGGCAAGGCAAGGCTTTTCACCCGCTCCGGCAAGGACTGGACGGAGAAATATGCCGCCCTCGATGGCGCCTTCGAGGTGCTTGGCAACGAGACGCTGCTGATCGATGGTGAGATCATGGCGGCGGATATCCCGAAGGGACAATCGGCCTTCTCCGCCCTGCAGCAGGCGCTGCACGACGACGGCGCACTGGTTTTCTACGTCTTCGACATTCTCGAACGTGGGGGCAAATCGCTGACCGAGAAGCCGCTTTCCGACCGCAAGGCGGTGCTGGAACAGGCGCTTGCGCCTCTCGATCCCGATGGCCCGGTGCGACTCAGCACCTATATCACCGGCGACGGCAGTGATATCCTGAAGCAGATCTGCAAAGCGGGAGGCGAGGGCATCATCTCGAAGCGGGCCGATGCGCCTTATAGCCACAGCCGCACGAGCACTTGGCGGAAGGTGAAATGTACGAAGCGGCAGGAATTCGTCATCGGCGGCTATTCGCCGTCGGACAAGAAGGGGCGTCCGTTCTCGTCGCTGCTGGTGGGCCAGTTCGATGAGGACGGCGGTTTTCACTATCGCGGTCGGGTTGGGACCGGCTTTTCGGAGGAAACGCTGGAAACGCTCGCCGAAGAGTTTTCCGCGCGCGCCCGCAAGACCTCGCCCTTCGACGATGTGCCGGCCTCGATTGCCCGCAAGGCGCGCTGGGTAACACCGGAACTGGTGGCGGAGGTCGATTTTGCCGAGTTCACGGCTGACGGCCATATCCGCCACGGCGCCTTTCTCGGCCTGCGCGACGACAAGGAGGCAAAGACGGTGGCACCGGAGAAAAGCAAGGCAAGCGATGCGGTGAAGGTCGCCGGCATCGCCATCTCCCATCCCGACCGGCAGCTTTTCGGCAAGGCCGGGATCAGCAAAGGCGACCTCGCCGAATATTACGGACGCGCCGGCAAACGCATGCTGGAGGCGAGCGGCGAGCGGCCGTTTTCGCTGCTGCGCTATCCTTCCGGCATCGCGGATGAAGGCTTTTTCCAGAAGCACGCCGGCAAGGGCTTTCCGGACGAACTCACCGAGATCGATATCGAGGAAAAGGACGGCAGCACGGCGCAGTATCTCTATACGAAGAAGCCTGCGGGCTTCGTCGCCGCCGCGCAGTTCGGCACGATCGAGTTCCACGGCTGGGGTTCGCGCGTCGACCGGCTCGAACGACCGGACCGGCTGATCTTCGATCTCGATCCGGATGAGGGCCTCGGCTTTGCGGAAACGAAGAAGGCCGCCTTCGACATGCGCGACCTGCTTGAAGAACTCGGCCTCGCCGCCACTGCCATGGTCACCGGCGGCAAGGGCATCCATGTCACCGTGCCGCTGCGGCGCACGGTGAGCTGGGACACGCTGAAGATGTTTGCAAAAACCTTTGCCCATATCCTCGCCGAACGCGAGCCGGAGCGCTTCACCGCGACAATGTCGAAGGAAAAGCGCAAGGGAAAGATCTTCATCGACTGGCTGCGCAACGAGCGCGGCGCCACCGCGATCATGCCCTATTCCGTCCGCGCGCGAGAGGGCGCGCCGGTGGCGACACCGGTGACCTGGGAGGAGCTGAAGCCGATGAAATCCGCCGCCGCCTTCACCCTTCCCGACATGGACAAGCGGCTTGCCGCCCCCTGCCCCTATGTCAAAGCCTTCAAGGAGCCGCAATCGCTTTCGGCCAAGGTCATCGACAAACTGGAGAAGCTCGCCGATTAGGCCCCGCAACACCCATCAAACGCCCGCGAATGTAGGAGCATCCCCGACACGCGGAGCTCTGCCGTCAGGCAAAGGTCCGCCGCCGCGACGGCGGGCCTCAGTCATACGGCGGCGATGGTTTCTTCCACCGGTTCCAGCCTCAGCGACCGGCAATCCATGTCCTGAGAGCGGCCGGCAAGGTCGAGCACCTGCTGAAGTTCCGCACCGCGTTCGAAGGTCGGCTCGGCCGGCTCTTCGCCACGGATCGCGGCAATGAAGCGATCGTAGATCGTCGGGACCTTCGGGCACTCGATGTCGGTCCAGGTCTCGTTCAGCATTGCCTCGGGGCCGATGCAGCCGCGCAGCACGCTTTCATTGCGCTCGAACAGCACCTGCAGTCCGCCGAGATCGCCATAGATGCGCAGCCTCAGATCGTTGTGATGGCCGGAGGCGAAGCGAGTGGCGGAAATCGTGCCGATCGCCTCGTTGGCAAGCTTCAGATGCATGACGAAGCTGTCATTGGCATCGAGCGTGTATTCACCGATCTTGCCGCCCTCGGCCTTGCCGAACACGGCGGTGCGGCACGATACGGATTCCGGCGCGATGCCGGCGATGAAGGTGGCGAAATCGATGATGTGGATGCCGACATCGCCGAGCACGCCCTTGGAGCCGTGTTCGGTCGAAAGCCGCCACAGCCAGCCGGGCTCCGTGCGCCAGTCGCCCCAGGCCGCCTGTGTCAGCCAGCTCTGCAGATAGGAGGCCTCGAAATGGCGCACCGTGCCGATGGCACCCTCGGCCACCAGTTCCGCGGCCTTCTGCAGGGCCGCGACATTGCGGTAGGAAAGGTTGATCATGTTGACCACGCCCGCGTCCTTCGCCTTCGCCGCCATCTCGGCCGCGAATTCATAGGACGTGCTGAGCGGCTTTTCGCAGAGCACATGCTTGCCGGCGTCAAGCAGCGGCAGGGTCGTGGCATAATGGATGCCGTCCGGCGTGACATTGGAGGCGGCATCGAAGTCGCATTTTTCCAGCGCTTCGGTCAGCGATGTATAGCGGCCGGGAATGCCATGCTTGTCGCAGAAGGTGTTCAGCACGTCCGGCCGTGTATCGACGCCGCCGACAACCTCGACGCCCTCCATCTCCTTGAACGACTGCGCATGCACGCGGGCCATGCCGCCCGTGCCGATAATCAGCACACGAACCGGTTTCTTCGTCTTCTTCATCTCATCGGTCTCCCGAATTGGGCGTAGCGCCCGGTGTTTTTCTGTCCTGGATGGCTTTCTTCACCAATCTCCCCCCTTGAGGGGGAGATGCCCCGACAGGGGCAGAGGGGGGGGCCCTATCGGCTGGTTCGGAGATTGCGGCTTATAGGGCTTGCGCCCTTCACCCCTCTCTGTCGCTTTCGCGACATCTCCCCCCCAAGGTGGGAGATCGGTTGGAGCAAGGGGCGGTTGCCGTAGTTCAGAAACCCGCCTTACCGGAACCCGGCCTCGCCGGCTTGATGCAGCGTGACGCCGCGTTCCTCGATCTTTTCCGGCGCCTTGTCGACGGGGACGTTCGGGGCAGCGGTCGAATCTGCCAGGCGGGCGGCGGGGTTGTGGGCCCAGTGCACGGCGTTGGTGATGACCTTCAGGACGTTTTCGTTGTGATAGGTCGGGTAGGTCTCGTGGCCGGGGCGGAAATAGAAGACGTTGCCGGCGCCGCGCTTGTAGGTGAGACCGGAGCGGAACACCTCGCCGCCCTGGAACCAGCTGACGAACACGGTCTCCAGCGGCTCCGGAACGCCGAAGGGCTCGCCGTACATCTCCTCGTTCTCGAGCTCGAAATAGTTGTCGATGCCGGCTGCGATCGGGTGGTTGCGGGAGGTCACCCACAGCCGTTCGCGCTCACCCGCCTCGCGCCAGGTGAGGTTGCAGGGCGCGCCCATCAGCCGCTTGAACGGCTTGGAGAAGTGGGCGGAATGCAGGAAGATCATGCCCATGCCGCCCCAGACGGCCTCGCAGACACGCTCGACAACCTTGTCGTCGACATCGCCGTGGGCGGCGTGACCCCACCAGATCAGCACATCGGTGTTGGCAAGCCGCTCGGCCGTCAGGCCGTGCTCGGCATCCTGCAGCACCGCGGTCTCGGCGCTGATGCCGGCATCCTTGTTCAGCGCGCCGGCGATGCAGGCATGCATGCCGTCCGGATAAAGCTCCGCGACCCGCTTGTTGGTTTTCTCATGCACGTTTTCACCCCAGACGAGGGTCCTTATCGTCATCGTTTTCTTCCTTCATGCTGGAGGCGCCGGCGAACCCGGCCCTCGATCCTTTAATGCTCAGGCGACCGGCGCGGTTTCCGAAAGCGGCAATCCATCCTTGTCGAAGCGATGGATGAAGCCGGGATCGGACGGCGCCAATGACACCTCGGTGCCAATCGCCGTATCCAGCTTGCCGCCCTGGCGCACCGTCAGCGGCTCCTCAGCCCCGATATCGACAAACAGGTGGTGGTCGGAGCCGAGGTCTTCCGTGTGGATGACCTTGCCCTGCCACAACCCCTCGCCGGCGCCGACGATATCGATATGCTCCGGCCTGATGCCGAGTGTGGCGCAATCGAAACGGTCGGCAAAGGCGCCGGTGAGAAAGTTCATCTTCGGTGACCCGATGAAGCCGGCGACAAAGAGATTGGCAGGCTTTTCGTAGAGCTCGGAGGGCGTGCCCACCTGCTCCACCCGGCCGTCGCGCAACACGCAGATCCGGTCCGCCAGCGTCATCGCCTCCACCTGGTCATGCGTCACATAGACCATGGTGACATTGTCCATTTCATGATGCAGCCGGGCGATTTCGAGGCGGGTCGCGACACGCAGCGCCGCGTCGAGGTTCGACAGCGGTTCATCAAACAGAAAGACGCGTGGGTCGCGCACGATCGCGCGGCCGATCGCCACGCGCTGACGCTGGCCGCCGGAAAGCTGGCGCGGCAGCCGGTCGAGCAGATGCTCGATCTGCAGCATTTCGGCCGCCTTGCGCACCCGCTCATCCATCTCCGCAGACGTCGCCTTGGCAAGCTTCATGCCGAAGGACATGTTCTTGTAGACGGTCATGTGCGGATAGAGCGCGTAGGACTGGAACACCATGGCGATGCCGCGCTTCGAGGGGATGACGTTGTTCATCCGCTGGCCATCGAACAGCAATTCGCCGCCGGAGATGCTTTCGAGCCCGCAGATCAGCCGCAGGAGCGTCGACTTGCCGCAGCCGGACGGGCCGACGAAAACCATGAATTCGCCCTTCTGGATTTCGAGGTCGATACCCTTGATGACCTCGATGGCGCCGAAGGATTTGCGGAGTTTTTTCAGTTCAATCTGAGCCATTTTTGCCTCCCGTCAGCCCTTGACCCCACCGGCGGTGAGGCCGGAGACGATCTTGCGCTGGAAGATGAGAACGAGCAGCACCAGCGGCACCGTGACGAGGACGGATGCGGCCATGATGGTGCCCCACGGGGTTTCGAACTGCGATGCGCCGGACAGAAGCGCGATCGCGACCGGCACCGTGCGCTGGGTCTCGGATGCGGTGAAGGTGAGCGCGAACAGGAATTCGTTCCAGGCCGCGATGAAGGCGAGAAGTCCGGTCGTCACCAGCGCCGGCCACAGAAGCGGCAGGAACACCTGGGTGATGATGACCCACGGCGTGGCGCCATCGACGATCGCCGCCTCCTCGATTTCAAGCGGCAGATCGC
Protein-coding sequences here:
- the ligD gene encoding DNA ligase D, with amino-acid sequence MAEADRLAEYEQRRDFSKTREPKRGGPKKAGKTLGFVVQKHDARRLHYDFRLEWDGALLSWAVTRGPSDDPGEKRLAVRTEDHPLDYADFEGTIPKGHYGGGTVMVWDRGTWEPLHDPAEGLKSGKLHFNLSGERMQGGWALVRMRRRSGEKRENWLLIKERDETASDTPDALTEKNLRSVKTGRSLKGIESDKPPKKPSTRPAKAKAAESKSAKKMPAFRKPQLATLYDTAPEGEDWLHETKFDGYRCIAAIAGGKARLFTRSGKDWTEKYAALDGAFEVLGNETLLIDGEIMAADIPKGQSAFSALQQALHDDGALVFYVFDILERGGKSLTEKPLSDRKAVLEQALAPLDPDGPVRLSTYITGDGSDILKQICKAGGEGIISKRADAPYSHSRTSTWRKVKCTKRQEFVIGGYSPSDKKGRPFSSLLVGQFDEDGGFHYRGRVGTGFSEETLETLAEEFSARARKTSPFDDVPASIARKARWVTPELVAEVDFAEFTADGHIRHGAFLGLRDDKEAKTVAPEKSKASDAVKVAGIAISHPDRQLFGKAGISKGDLAEYYGRAGKRMLEASGERPFSLLRYPSGIADEGFFQKHAGKGFPDELTEIDIEEKDGSTAQYLYTKKPAGFVAAAQFGTIEFHGWGSRVDRLERPDRLIFDLDPDEGLGFAETKKAAFDMRDLLEELGLAATAMVTGGKGIHVTVPLRRTVSWDTLKMFAKTFAHILAEREPERFTATMSKEKRKGKIFIDWLRNERGATAIMPYSVRAREGAPVATPVTWEELKPMKSAAAFTLPDMDKRLAAPCPYVKAFKEPQSLSAKVIDKLEKLAD
- a CDS encoding Gfo/Idh/MocA family protein, which encodes MKKTKKPVRVLIIGTGGMARVHAQSFKEMEGVEVVGGVDTRPDVLNTFCDKHGIPGRYTSLTEALEKCDFDAASNVTPDGIHYATTLPLLDAGKHVLCEKPLSTSYEFAAEMAAKAKDAGVVNMINLSYRNVAALQKAAELVAEGAIGTVRHFEASYLQSWLTQAAWGDWRTEPGWLWRLSTEHGSKGVLGDVGIHIIDFATFIAGIAPESVSCRTAVFGKAEGGKIGEYTLDANDSFVMHLKLANEAIGTISATRFASGHHNDLRLRIYGDLGGLQVLFERNESVLRGCIGPEAMLNETWTDIECPKVPTIYDRFIAAIRGEEPAEPTFERGAELQQVLDLAGRSQDMDCRSLRLEPVEETIAAV
- a CDS encoding ThuA domain-containing protein, giving the protein MTIRTLVWGENVHEKTNKRVAELYPDGMHACIAGALNKDAGISAETAVLQDAEHGLTAERLANTDVLIWWGHAAHGDVDDKVVERVCEAVWGGMGMIFLHSAHFSKPFKRLMGAPCNLTWREAGERERLWVTSRNHPIAAGIDNYFELENEEMYGEPFGVPEPLETVFVSWFQGGEVFRSGLTYKRGAGNVFYFRPGHETYPTYHNENVLKVITNAVHWAHNPAARLADSTAAPNVPVDKAPEKIEERGVTLHQAGEAGFR
- a CDS encoding ABC transporter ATP-binding protein, coding for MAQIELKKLRKSFGAIEVIKGIDLEIQKGEFMVFVGPSGCGKSTLLRLICGLESISGGELLFDGQRMNNVIPSKRGIAMVFQSYALYPHMTVYKNMSFGMKLAKATSAEMDERVRKAAEMLQIEHLLDRLPRQLSGGQRQRVAIGRAIVRDPRVFLFDEPLSNLDAALRVATRLEIARLHHEMDNVTMVYVTHDQVEAMTLADRICVLRDGRVEQVGTPSELYEKPANLFVAGFIGSPKMNFLTGAFADRFDCATLGIRPEHIDIVGAGEGLWQGKVIHTEDLGSDHHLFVDIGAEEPLTVRQGGKLDTAIGTEVSLAPSDPGFIHRFDKDGLPLSETAPVA